The Corallococcus exiguus genome includes a window with the following:
- a CDS encoding DNA alkylation repair protein, with product MTFEETMRELERLGTAQTRKTYLRHGAPEPVSGVNFGPLGVLKKRIGTDGVLARALWASGHTEARFLATMVVDAPEMPWKELDAWAKGLDWYGLTPVFVSNVVLRSPHAVKALTWTQSKSEWVGQAGWQSLSALLTKTALLAGEDLLPWLKRIEQELPGAKNRVREAMNGALIAVGSTGGAVQAAALATAKRLGKVEVDQGDTACETPDATEYILKIQARKEAKAKAPAKKPAAKKAPAKKAPAKKPAASKRTRARA from the coding sequence ATGACCTTCGAAGAGACGATGCGGGAGCTGGAGCGGCTGGGCACGGCGCAGACGCGGAAGACCTATCTGCGCCACGGCGCTCCAGAGCCTGTGTCCGGTGTGAACTTCGGTCCGTTGGGGGTGTTGAAGAAGCGCATCGGCACGGACGGCGTGCTCGCCCGGGCGCTCTGGGCGTCCGGCCACACGGAGGCGCGGTTCCTGGCGACGATGGTGGTGGACGCGCCCGAGATGCCCTGGAAGGAGCTGGACGCCTGGGCGAAGGGGCTGGACTGGTACGGGCTCACGCCCGTCTTCGTGTCGAACGTGGTGCTGCGTTCACCGCACGCGGTGAAGGCGCTGACGTGGACACAGTCGAAGTCCGAATGGGTGGGGCAGGCAGGGTGGCAGAGCCTGTCCGCGCTGCTCACGAAGACCGCGCTGCTCGCCGGGGAAGACCTGCTGCCTTGGCTGAAGCGGATTGAACAGGAACTGCCGGGCGCGAAGAACCGCGTCCGCGAGGCGATGAACGGCGCGCTCATCGCGGTGGGCTCCACCGGGGGCGCGGTCCAGGCCGCGGCGCTCGCGACGGCGAAGCGGCTGGGCAAGGTGGAGGTGGATCAGGGCGACACGGCCTGCGAGACGCCGGATGCCACCGAGTACATCCTGAAGATCCAGGCCCGGAAGGAAGCGAAGGCCAAGGCTCCGGCCAAGAAGCCCGCGGCCAAGAAGGCTCCCGCCAAGAAGGCCCCGGCCAAGAAGCCCGCGGCCTCCAAGCGCACGCGGGCCCGGGCCTGA
- a CDS encoding serine/threonine-protein kinase: MTSAEYLSDVESLDAMDPWEGADALQEMEALADEFSDLEGFEADPFEPSGFEPSGFEPSSFEPSSFEPSGFEDDSFEELFAEAEAEDAFLDEDGFDGFEASPASGLFVPTSSNRLVSGPAAVALARTLNPFVLESMDADDAEAFLGRITRRIRSAARGIARGVRRAGQLGAAALRRAGPLLARALPLVQRVAGLAGPWGRVVAAGVGAAQGLLRGQGLRGALAGAVGGLIPGVGGRIASSILRGDGADDDASLDALADMADARQVPPAVALPLGAGLAARVVTRQAVPMSTTLGGAAQGVLRARTRGVEQLLMRLAQQVPGTSGRRLRLMRLIARLAAGNLRLRGTGGAITALPSVVQGAGRRVLTRAVQMPSMGVVPPRLAARRVHARRQLLRRIPVAVVSAANVRRAY; the protein is encoded by the coding sequence ATGACCAGCGCTGAGTACCTGTCCGATGTGGAGTCCCTCGACGCCATGGACCCATGGGAGGGCGCGGATGCCCTCCAGGAGATGGAGGCCCTGGCGGATGAGTTCAGCGACCTGGAGGGCTTCGAGGCGGACCCATTCGAGCCCTCGGGCTTCGAGCCTTCGGGCTTCGAGCCTTCGAGCTTCGAGCCTTCGAGCTTCGAGCCTTCGGGTTTCGAGGATGACAGCTTCGAGGAGCTGTTCGCCGAGGCCGAGGCGGAGGACGCCTTCCTGGACGAGGACGGCTTCGACGGGTTCGAGGCGAGCCCGGCCAGCGGTCTGTTCGTGCCGACCTCCAGCAACCGCCTCGTGTCCGGTCCCGCCGCGGTGGCGCTCGCACGGACGCTCAACCCCTTCGTGCTGGAGTCCATGGACGCGGATGACGCCGAGGCCTTCCTCGGCCGCATCACCCGGCGCATCCGCAGCGCCGCGCGCGGCATCGCCCGGGGCGTGCGGCGGGCGGGCCAGTTGGGGGCCGCGGCGCTGCGCCGCGCGGGGCCACTGCTCGCCCGCGCGCTGCCGTTGGTCCAGCGCGTGGCGGGGCTCGCGGGGCCGTGGGGGCGGGTCGTCGCGGCGGGCGTTGGCGCCGCGCAGGGGCTGCTGCGGGGACAGGGATTGCGCGGTGCGCTCGCGGGGGCGGTGGGTGGCCTGATTCCAGGCGTGGGCGGGCGCATCGCGTCCTCTATCCTGCGCGGCGACGGCGCGGACGACGACGCGTCGCTGGATGCGCTCGCGGACATGGCGGATGCGCGGCAGGTGCCGCCCGCCGTGGCCCTGCCGCTGGGCGCGGGGCTCGCGGCGCGGGTGGTGACGCGACAGGCGGTGCCCATGAGCACCACGCTCGGTGGCGCCGCGCAGGGCGTGCTGCGCGCTCGCACACGCGGCGTGGAGCAACTCCTGATGCGGCTCGCCCAGCAGGTGCCGGGCACCTCGGGCCGGCGGCTGCGGCTGATGCGCCTCATCGCCCGGCTGGCGGCGGGGAACCTGCGCCTGCGCGGCACGGGCGGCGCCATCACCGCCCTGCCGAGCGTGGTGCAGGGCGCGGGGCGCCGGGTGCTCACGCGCGCGGTCCAGATGCCCTCGATGGGCGTCGTCCCACCGCGCCTGGCCGCGCGGCGGGTGCATGCCCGGCGGCAGTTGCTGCGCCGCATCCCCGTCGCCGTGGTCAGCGCCGCGAACGTCCGCCGCGCCTACTAG